A stretch of Desulfobacter hydrogenophilus DNA encodes these proteins:
- a CDS encoding type II CAAX prenyl endopeptidase Rce1 family protein, whose product MSTSDTASSREKWKNMDLLIPYAAPYFAYVFFSSVLHDKLPEEIIYTIKLVIVPGLLIWAWKWYIPLTGPKNKWISCLWGIVFGIIGLVVWCGSYTPFTNPEDGAPWSDLGFILRLLTAGFVVPVFEELFMRGFVFRVALQWDLLRRQKTPKAFSAALDKASIFDVAPGQWTVYAIVISTIIFAAGHIVAEWPAAIAYGVLMALLWIFRKDLISCIVAHGVTNIGLALYVYYFGHWELW is encoded by the coding sequence GTGAGTACATCCGACACCGCCTCTTCCCGGGAAAAATGGAAAAATATGGATCTGCTGATTCCCTATGCAGCACCGTATTTCGCTTATGTATTTTTTTCTTCTGTTCTGCATGATAAGCTGCCCGAAGAAATCATATATACAATAAAGCTGGTGATTGTACCCGGACTTTTAATCTGGGCCTGGAAATGGTACATTCCTTTAACTGGCCCCAAAAATAAATGGATTTCCTGTTTGTGGGGAATCGTTTTCGGAATCATTGGACTGGTGGTGTGGTGCGGTTCATATACCCCGTTTACCAACCCTGAGGATGGGGCACCGTGGTCTGATCTCGGATTTATCCTAAGGCTTTTGACGGCCGGTTTTGTGGTGCCTGTTTTTGAAGAGTTGTTCATGCGCGGATTCGTCTTCCGGGTAGCCCTGCAATGGGATCTGCTGCGCAGGCAAAAAACGCCAAAAGCCTTTTCTGCAGCCCTGGACAAGGCCAGTATTTTTGATGTGGCACCAGGGCAGTGGACCGTTTACGCCATTGTAATTTCAACTATTATTTTTGCCGCGGGCCATATAGTTGCCGAATGGCCCGCAGCCATTGCCTACGGCGTACTCATGGCCCTTTTGTGGATATTTAGAAAAGATCTGATTTCCTGCATTGTTGCCCACGGGGTAACCAATATCGGACTGGCCCTTTATGTCTATTACTTCGGGCACTGGGAACTGTGGTAA
- a CDS encoding PEP-CTERM sorting domain-containing protein, which translates to MKKCLFIATLLTAGLIWTSASLAAPNIDGYLIYTDSNDWANVGTGVNVISKFDSATTLKNVMVEYGNQSGPSDYDLQELGVYIKDNKLHFAIQTEYNLKKGEDNTSPGDFLFDFGAANSDGKIIQNDWGLADFGFDFDITWDQSNGYDVDLTLLVGGFANESANKTDIDNFRTDYQVSDTDDTKKFKFDTPLDGKYEVAYTRYRDYYVGDYISTMEVMIDLAKYNNDAVNQLLTLFKQNDSMVMYWQPSCGNDFLAAQTAIPGMPSGGGDPVPEPATMMLFGMGLLFAGALGRRKRLKN; encoded by the coding sequence ATGAAAAAATGCCTTTTTATCGCAACGCTCCTTACCGCAGGCCTTATCTGGACATCTGCTTCGTTGGCTGCCCCGAACATTGACGGGTATCTAATTTACACCGATTCGAATGACTGGGCGAACGTTGGAACGGGAGTAAATGTAATTAGTAAATTTGACAGCGCCACCACGTTAAAAAATGTCATGGTTGAATATGGGAACCAATCCGGTCCGAGTGACTACGACCTTCAGGAGTTGGGGGTATATATTAAGGATAATAAATTGCATTTTGCCATTCAGACGGAATACAATTTAAAAAAGGGAGAAGATAATACCTCTCCAGGAGATTTCCTTTTTGACTTTGGTGCAGCCAACAGTGACGGTAAGATCATTCAAAACGACTGGGGGCTGGCGGATTTTGGCTTTGACTTTGACATTACTTGGGACCAGTCGAATGGTTACGATGTGGATCTAACACTGCTTGTGGGCGGATTTGCGAACGAATCAGCCAATAAAACAGATATTGATAATTTTCGCACAGACTACCAGGTCAGTGACACAGATGACACCAAGAAATTTAAATTTGATACTCCCTTGGATGGGAAATATGAAGTTGCTTACACCCGCTATAGAGACTACTACGTGGGAGACTACATTTCTACAATGGAAGTCATGATTGATCTTGCTAAATATAATAATGATGCCGTGAACCAATTATTGACCCTGTTCAAGCAAAACGATTCCATGGTTATGTACTGGCAACCCTCCTGCGGCAACGACTTCCTGGCTGCCCAGACTGCCATTCCTGGAATGCCTTCTGGCGGTGGCGATCCCGTCCCCGAACCCGCCACCATGATGCTCTTTGGCATGGGACTGCTATTCGCCGGCGCGCTGGGACGTAGAAAGCGCTTGAAAAACTGA
- a CDS encoding tetratricopeptide repeat protein — translation MIRYRRIIFILCACILVLTAGCTSEADKNAAQARSHIENARKFIAQNKIQTAIIEYRNAVNLDQKNDIALFELAEAYILNRQINNAIRYYNLAAKANPASTLPLLRLAQIYIQTGSLLEARNYIAKVLEASPTSVEALHLLSGLQLKERDVQSAIETLNKAVSFDDKNTKTYVSLAALYLRTNAFDKAEQAYLSAIKHDPSSRQAYTGLARLYSLQNKWDKAEALLKQMLDTPGIKIHKYTDLAQFYQSRRQFDLAENYFQEAVRHAEDRVEPRMNLAQFYTRKGEKEKAIAIMQNALDKQPENPLILTGLAQIYLQFDMVDEAQSLVEKVLSMDNDNTDALFQQGRVFMAQDNFKAALDNFDKVVSLNQLNAKAYYYRALCIAERGATDRPEQKIFRAAQGMLDNPEEFEQDQIKSNLMAAVTLDPEFLEARIKLLEIYILEKNLTKAKEQMGHIFKLSKPNTKIMTLLSGLRLLEGDKKRAEDILLTIIANRPRYIPAYIRLGLLYASTAQPEQALEYFQKAYDMNSRQTGIVKMMVNVYLSQKKYTQALDLVKTMAATSEKRDAPFFDNLAGEIYLTAGQPKIAFDQFSKAAQEAPDFISPKMHMAKLLMAQKKQHKALAIYKEVEERNPDFVPALIAMGFIYDLSGNLIQAETYYRKVLERAPQHIDAANNLAFILSEKKDGTDEALKYAGIARKKAPKNANVLDTMGWVYYQKGNNLNALSELEESLKLNPDSALTCFHYGMALYRDQEFEKARQYFRKALKIDPGFRNAATARTMLNENN, via the coding sequence ATGATCCGATACCGTCGCATTATTTTTATACTGTGCGCCTGTATTCTGGTCCTTACGGCAGGATGCACTAGTGAGGCAGACAAAAATGCCGCCCAGGCCAGATCGCACATTGAGAATGCAAGAAAATTCATTGCCCAAAACAAAATCCAGACGGCCATCATTGAATACAGGAATGCCGTCAATTTAGATCAAAAAAACGATATCGCGCTTTTTGAACTGGCTGAAGCATATATCCTCAACAGGCAGATCAACAACGCAATTCGGTATTATAACCTGGCTGCCAAAGCCAATCCGGCCAGCACGCTTCCACTGTTACGGCTTGCCCAGATCTATATCCAGACCGGCAGTCTTCTTGAGGCTCGGAACTATATTGCAAAAGTCCTGGAAGCATCTCCTACATCAGTTGAAGCCCTTCACCTTCTTTCCGGGCTTCAATTGAAGGAACGCGATGTGCAGTCCGCTATTGAGACCTTGAACAAGGCCGTATCTTTTGATGATAAAAACACCAAAACCTACGTTTCTTTGGCCGCTCTCTATTTGAGAACCAATGCCTTTGATAAGGCCGAACAGGCCTACTTGTCCGCCATAAAGCATGACCCCTCATCTCGCCAGGCCTACACAGGCCTGGCCCGCCTTTACAGCCTTCAAAATAAATGGGACAAGGCGGAAGCCCTTTTAAAACAGATGCTGGACACCCCGGGGATCAAAATTCACAAATATACGGACCTGGCGCAGTTTTATCAAAGTCGCAGGCAGTTTGACCTTGCGGAGAACTATTTCCAGGAAGCTGTACGTCATGCAGAAGATAGGGTGGAGCCCCGGATGAACCTGGCGCAGTTTTATACCCGCAAAGGAGAAAAGGAAAAGGCGATTGCCATCATGCAGAACGCCCTGGACAAACAGCCTGAAAATCCTCTGATCCTGACCGGATTGGCCCAAATCTACCTTCAGTTCGACATGGTGGACGAGGCCCAATCACTTGTTGAAAAAGTATTGTCCATGGATAACGATAATACGGACGCACTGTTTCAGCAGGGCCGGGTATTTATGGCCCAGGACAATTTCAAGGCCGCCCTGGACAACTTTGACAAAGTCGTTTCCCTGAACCAGCTCAATGCCAAGGCCTATTACTACAGAGCCTTATGTATTGCCGAACGAGGTGCTACAGACAGGCCCGAGCAGAAAATCTTCAGGGCTGCCCAAGGTATGCTGGACAATCCCGAAGAGTTTGAGCAGGACCAGATCAAGAGCAATCTTATGGCCGCGGTCACCCTGGATCCCGAATTTCTGGAGGCCCGGATCAAACTGCTGGAAATCTATATTCTTGAAAAGAATCTCACCAAAGCAAAAGAGCAGATGGGGCATATTTTTAAATTGTCCAAACCCAATACAAAGATCATGACCCTTTTATCCGGGTTGCGTCTTTTGGAAGGGGATAAAAAAAGAGCCGAAGACATTCTCCTGACGATTATCGCAAACAGACCCCGGTATATACCGGCTTATATCCGCCTGGGCCTTTTATACGCATCTACCGCCCAGCCGGAACAGGCTTTGGAATACTTTCAAAAAGCATATGATATGAACTCCAGGCAAACAGGCATCGTAAAAATGATGGTTAATGTCTACTTGTCCCAGAAAAAATATACCCAGGCTCTTGACCTGGTAAAGACCATGGCAGCCACCTCTGAAAAACGCGATGCGCCTTTTTTCGACAACCTGGCAGGGGAGATCTACCTGACCGCCGGGCAACCTAAAATTGCCTTTGACCAATTTTCAAAGGCAGCCCAGGAAGCCCCTGATTTTATTTCCCCTAAAATGCATATGGCAAAACTCCTGATGGCACAAAAAAAGCAGCACAAGGCCCTTGCCATATATAAAGAAGTGGAAGAGCGTAATCCGGATTTTGTACCGGCTCTCATTGCCATGGGGTTCATTTATGACCTGTCCGGCAATCTTATCCAGGCTGAGACCTACTATAGAAAAGTATTGGAACGAGCCCCACAACATATAGATGCGGCGAACAATCTTGCCTTTATTCTCTCCGAAAAAAAGGACGGCACTGATGAAGCATTAAAATATGCAGGCATTGCCAGGAAAAAAGCTCCGAAAAACGCCAATGTACTTGATACCATGGGATGGGTGTATTACCAGAAAGGCAATAACCTCAATGCCCTGTCTGAATTGGAGGAAAGCCTGAAGCTGAATCCGGATTCTGCCCTGACCTGTTTCCACTACGGCATGGCCCTTTACCGGGATCAGGAGTTTGAAAAAGCACGGCAATACTTTAGAAAGGCCCTGAAGATCGACCCGGGGTTCAGGAACGCCGCAACGGCCAGAACGATGCTTAATGAAAATAATTAA
- a CDS encoding AAA family ATPase — MYNEFYNLKLPPFQISCDPAFMWFGEKHQEALATLKYGILDNKGFLLLTGDVGTGKTSLINALIQSLGQDIIYTAVPDPSLIKLDFFNYIAASFGIDREFTSKGAFLAHFKNFLLRASEKNKKVLLIIDEAQLLTQEMLEEIRLLSNIEKPNAKLINIFFIGQNEFNEILNRPQNRAVLQRMTLNFNLDPLTPEEVDAYIRHRLKVAGTQERLFDWDAVQEIFLYSGGFPRRINILCDHSLLSGFVREQRVIDAGIVKECAKELKIPAHVHNRDINDPFESGTRPKNKNESPGDLSNRAFDPYPPVQHPVPPVSPAPQPQNNLFSWDKLVTLILFFIFAWYFMFPDHFFSMRSQGTQPFDQRQELVEEQKPDQTLQPENKPVVRNIEHPETNPSPKLNNPPRLLPKDKITIRFKSNGDAIIEEDLRKLNAVSKSLIVHPNSKILITGYTDASENGTYNVKLSEFRATIVKSFLLGQGVKSYQMKIQGRGGQDPVEKNDTAWGRMMNRRVEIEVIE, encoded by the coding sequence ATGTACAATGAATTCTACAATCTCAAGTTACCCCCCTTTCAGATCAGCTGTGATCCCGCATTTATGTGGTTCGGGGAAAAGCACCAGGAAGCCCTTGCCACACTTAAATACGGCATCTTGGATAACAAGGGGTTCCTGCTTTTAACCGGGGATGTGGGAACAGGCAAAACCTCCCTGATCAACGCATTAATCCAGAGCCTTGGACAGGATATCATCTACACCGCTGTGCCGGATCCCAGCCTGATTAAACTTGATTTTTTTAATTATATTGCCGCGTCCTTCGGCATAGACAGGGAATTTACATCCAAGGGCGCATTTCTTGCCCATTTTAAAAATTTTCTGCTCCGCGCGAGTGAAAAAAATAAAAAGGTGCTTCTCATCATTGACGAAGCCCAACTGCTCACCCAGGAAATGCTTGAAGAGATCCGCCTGCTGTCAAATATTGAAAAACCGAATGCAAAACTGATCAATATTTTTTTCATCGGACAAAACGAATTCAATGAAATTTTAAACAGGCCCCAGAACAGGGCGGTCCTCCAGCGGATGACCCTCAACTTCAACCTGGACCCCTTGACCCCGGAGGAGGTGGATGCATATATCCGCCACCGGCTTAAGGTTGCAGGCACACAGGAGCGGCTGTTTGATTGGGATGCGGTTCAGGAAATTTTTCTATATTCAGGTGGCTTTCCAAGACGCATTAATATTTTATGCGATCATTCCCTGTTGTCCGGATTTGTCAGGGAACAGCGGGTCATTGATGCAGGCATTGTAAAGGAATGCGCAAAAGAGCTTAAAATCCCGGCTCATGTTCACAACCGTGACATCAATGATCCCTTTGAGTCCGGTACACGCCCTAAAAATAAAAATGAATCCCCGGGGGACCTGTCTAACCGTGCTTTTGATCCTTATCCGCCGGTGCAGCATCCGGTCCCCCCAGTCTCCCCAGCTCCACAACCGCAAAACAATCTATTTTCATGGGACAAGCTGGTAACTTTAATCTTGTTTTTTATTTTTGCCTGGTACTTTATGTTCCCGGACCATTTTTTCTCCATGCGTTCCCAGGGAACACAGCCGTTTGATCAAAGACAGGAACTAGTAGAAGAACAAAAGCCAGATCAAACGCTACAGCCGGAAAATAAACCCGTTGTCCGGAATATTGAACACCCGGAAACAAATCCATCACCAAAACTAAATAATCCCCCTCGCCTACTTCCAAAGGATAAAATTACAATCAGGTTTAAATCTAACGGAGATGCAATTATTGAAGAAGACCTTAGAAAGCTTAATGCTGTTTCAAAATCCCTGATTGTTCATCCAAACTCAAAAATTCTCATTACCGGATATACGGATGCTAGTGAGAATGGTACGTATAATGTAAAATTATCCGAATTCAGGGCGACTATCGTCAAAAGCTTTCTTCTAGGACAGGGTGTCAAAAGCTATCAGATGAAAATCCAGGGCAGAGGCGGACAGGACCCCGTTGAAAAAAATGATACGGCATGGGGCCGGATGATGAACCGCAGGGTTGAAATAGAGGTGATTGAATAG
- a CDS encoding sensor histidine kinase, whose product MLSSLYSKIAMGLAALFLLLGLIFIGVTVFSTDMYQQEVNQKLNRHLADQIAREWLLMDNGRINTSALKEVFHMLMVVNPGIEIYLLDRSGKILTYSAPKGSVKRETVSLTPVLEWLGSKGASSPVLGDDPKHPSRQKVFSAAPIMDGEALGGYIYVILGGAQYDSVADKLKGSYIFRLSTWMILASLLFTFTSGLVIFALLTGRLKRLARIMDAFRADSFGETLVLPKISAGKTADEIDRLTLTFRNMADRIHQQMQTLNASDQMRRELVANVSHDFKTPLATLQGYIETLLMDDNRQTPEQRREYLEIAIKHCLRLNALVNDLLALAQVESVGYQIRPEPFNPAELAGDILQKFRLRADERKVTFQPLFHDTSRFALADIALVERALENLIENALGHTPEKGTVTVEIFAEEDIEISVADSGPGIPERELGQIFDRFYRSCDRTGATHVGLGLAITRKIVELHGKKLKVDTASGKGTRFYFRLPAAD is encoded by the coding sequence ATGTTATCGTCCCTGTACTCCAAAATCGCCATGGGACTGGCCGCCCTTTTCCTGCTCCTGGGCCTGATTTTTATCGGAGTCACGGTGTTTTCAACGGACATGTATCAGCAGGAGGTAAACCAGAAACTCAACCGGCATCTGGCAGATCAGATTGCCCGGGAATGGTTGCTCATGGACAATGGCAGAATCAATACATCTGCCCTGAAAGAGGTTTTTCACATGCTCATGGTGGTTAACCCGGGTATTGAGATCTATTTGCTGGACCGGTCAGGCAAAATTTTAACCTATTCGGCACCCAAGGGCAGTGTCAAACGCGAAACCGTCTCCCTTACGCCTGTTCTGGAATGGCTTGGCAGCAAAGGAGCTTCCTCCCCTGTCCTGGGCGATGATCCCAAACATCCTTCCAGACAAAAAGTATTTTCCGCAGCCCCCATCATGGATGGAGAGGCACTGGGAGGATATATTTACGTGATCCTTGGCGGAGCGCAGTATGACTCAGTGGCCGATAAGCTCAAAGGCTCTTATATTTTCAGACTTTCCACCTGGATGATCCTGGCAAGCCTTTTGTTTACCTTTACAAGCGGCCTTGTAATTTTTGCGTTGCTTACCGGGCGGTTGAAACGTCTGGCCCGAATCATGGACGCCTTCCGGGCGGACAGCTTTGGGGAAACGCTTGTGCTTCCAAAAATTTCCGCCGGAAAAACCGCAGATGAAATTGACCGGTTGACCCTGACGTTTCGAAATATGGCCGACCGCATCCACCAGCAAATGCAAACCCTGAACGCCTCGGACCAGATGCGGCGGGAACTTGTGGCCAACGTCTCCCACGATTTCAAAACCCCTCTGGCTACCCTCCAGGGGTATATTGAAACCCTGCTTATGGATGATAACCGGCAGACACCGGAACAACGCCGGGAATATTTAGAAATAGCCATCAAGCACTGCCTGCGTCTCAATGCTCTGGTCAACGATCTTTTGGCGCTGGCCCAGGTGGAATCCGTCGGATACCAGATCCGTCCCGAGCCCTTTAACCCGGCAGAGCTGGCCGGGGATATCCTCCAGAAATTCAGATTACGGGCCGACGAGCGAAAGGTCACATTTCAGCCCCTGTTCCACGATACCAGCCGATTTGCCCTGGCGGATATCGCCCTGGTTGAAAGGGCGTTGGAAAACTTAATTGAAAACGCCCTTGGCCACACGCCCGAAAAGGGAACGGTAACCGTTGAAATTTTTGCAGAAGAGGATATTGAAATCTCAGTAGCTGATTCCGGCCCCGGTATCCCGGAAAGGGAGCTGGGCCAAATTTTTGACCGATTTTACCGGTCCTGCGATCGGACCGGCGCTACCCATGTCGGCTTAGGCCTTGCCATTACACGAAAAATCGTTGAACTTCACGGGAAAAAACTCAAGGTGGACACAGCCTCCGGGAAGGGAACCCGGTTTTATTTTCGCCTGCCCGCAGCCGACTAA
- a CDS encoding response regulator transcription factor, giving the protein MTIQQILVVEDNPDMANLVALHFGNEGWQVDIAADGPAGLRKAGTGRYHLVILDIMLPEMDGLEVLKSLKTQKVSTPVILLTAKSSEIDRILGLEIGADDYVTKPFSIRELVARAKAIFRRIETVRESQGPKDLADIATGELRVIQDKRRVLKGGMPVALTAKEYDLLLHFARHPGKVFSRSQLLDQVWGYGHDGYDHVVNSNINRLRGKIETDPARPEYILTVWGVGYKFRDEEEG; this is encoded by the coding sequence GTGACCATTCAACAGATTCTTGTGGTGGAAGACAACCCGGATATGGCAAATCTTGTGGCGCTGCACTTTGGCAACGAGGGATGGCAGGTGGACATAGCGGCCGACGGCCCGGCAGGGTTGCGCAAAGCCGGGACAGGCCGCTACCATCTGGTCATCCTGGATATCATGTTGCCTGAAATGGATGGCTTGGAAGTGCTCAAATCCCTTAAGACACAAAAGGTATCCACCCCTGTCATCCTTTTAACCGCCAAATCATCGGAAATAGACCGGATCCTGGGGCTGGAGATTGGGGCGGACGATTATGTCACCAAGCCCTTTTCCATCCGGGAGCTTGTGGCCAGGGCCAAGGCCATTTTCCGGCGCATTGAGACGGTGCGAGAATCCCAAGGTCCCAAGGACCTGGCCGACATTGCCACCGGCGAACTCCGGGTCATTCAGGACAAACGCAGGGTGCTCAAAGGGGGAATGCCTGTGGCGCTCACGGCCAAGGAATATGATCTTTTATTGCATTTTGCCAGACATCCCGGAAAGGTGTTCAGCCGCTCCCAGCTGCTGGATCAGGTATGGGGATACGGCCATGACGGTTATGACCATGTGGTCAACTCCAATATTAACCGCCTCAGGGGCAAAATAGAAACCGACCCGGCCCGGCCCGAATACATCCTGACGGTGTGGGGCGTGGGCTATAAATTCCGGGACGAGGAAGAGGGCTAA
- the msrB gene encoding peptide-methionine (R)-S-oxide reductase MsrB codes for MNPKHIVKIFISVLAVIGLVASVFAYAGNKMDPKDMSKDMALENSMEDGLEKATFAGGCFWCTESDFEKVAGVKEAVSGYTGGHAPHPSYSQVSGGTTGHAEAVQVYFDPKVVSYEHLLDVFWRHINPTDPGGQFVDRGNQYRSEIFFHNDTQKRLAQASKETLEKSMVFDRPIVTSITRLVKFYPAEKYHQDYHKRNSTRYKYYRWRSGRDQFLEKAWEDHPPMDKEMGKGSDIIDGGKMAPEKQMDMMKKEGRINDMGGAMEKTSWKRPHDNEIRSKLTPLQYKITQKDGTEPPFRNKYWDNKAQGIYVDVVSGEPLFSSNDKFKSGTGWPSFTRPLEPNNIIEKKDVSLFTVRTEVRSRHADSHLGHVFDDGPAPTGLRYCINSAALRFIPKANIEAEGYGQYASLF; via the coding sequence ATGAATCCCAAACATATCGTAAAAATTTTTATCAGTGTACTGGCCGTTATAGGCCTGGTGGCAAGCGTCTTTGCCTATGCCGGTAACAAAATGGATCCAAAGGATATGTCCAAAGACATGGCCCTGGAAAACAGTATGGAAGATGGGCTGGAAAAGGCGACTTTTGCAGGGGGCTGTTTTTGGTGCACGGAGTCTGACTTTGAAAAGGTGGCGGGCGTTAAAGAAGCGGTGTCCGGATACACCGGCGGCCATGCCCCCCATCCGTCCTACTCGCAAGTTTCTGGCGGCACCACCGGTCATGCCGAAGCGGTCCAGGTCTATTTTGATCCCAAAGTAGTTTCTTATGAGCATTTACTGGATGTATTCTGGCGCCACATCAACCCCACGGACCCAGGCGGACAGTTCGTGGACAGGGGTAACCAGTACCGGTCGGAAATTTTCTTTCACAACGACACCCAGAAGCGCCTGGCCCAGGCGTCCAAAGAGACGCTGGAAAAATCAATGGTTTTTGACAGGCCCATTGTGACCTCCATCACCCGGCTCGTCAAATTTTATCCGGCTGAAAAATATCACCAGGATTACCACAAGCGCAATTCCACCCGTTACAAGTATTACCGGTGGAGATCCGGCCGGGACCAGTTCCTCGAAAAGGCCTGGGAGGACCATCCCCCCATGGACAAAGAAATGGGCAAGGGTTCGGACATAATTGACGGCGGTAAAATGGCCCCGGAAAAGCAGATGGACATGATGAAAAAAGAAGGCCGTATAAATGATATGGGCGGTGCCATGGAAAAAACATCCTGGAAACGGCCCCATGACAATGAGATCCGGTCAAAGCTGACGCCCCTTCAGTACAAGATCACCCAGAAAGACGGAACCGAACCGCCTTTTCGGAATAAATACTGGGATAATAAAGCCCAGGGCATCTATGTCGACGTCGTATCTGGTGAGCCCTTGTTCAGCTCCAATGATAAATTCAAGTCCGGTACGGGATGGCCCAGTTTCACCCGTCCCCTGGAACCGAACAACATCATTGAAAAAAAGGATGTAAGCCTGTTCACGGTCCGCACCGAAGTGCGCAGTCGGCATGCCGACTCCCACCTGGGCCATGTGTTTGACGACGGGCCTGCCCCCACAGGGCTGCGGTACTGCATCAATTCCGCCGCCCTCAGGTTTATCCCCAAGGCAAATATTGAGGCTGAAGGATACGGGCAGTATGCGTCTTTATTCTAA